One Klebsiella sp. RIT-PI-d genomic window carries:
- a CDS encoding esterase, which produces MLMKILPLTLALTALISQAQATPVLSQPGEAVPVSQFITQVHQDRSVTFRLWAPNARKVSVVTGATDESHVTHPMQKDQNGVWTWRSPVLAGNLYEYFYDVDGLRTIDPGSARTKPQRQVNTSLILVPGSLLDTRNVPHGELHLLTYHSHELNAERQVYVWTPPGYQASKDPLPVLYYYHGFGDTTLSAIDQGRIPQIMDNLLAEGKIKPMLVVVPETETDTSGTTPENYRYSEIRPQFYLPNATLGDRELMHDIIPLIDQRYNVRRDIAGRAIAGLSQGGYQAELSALKNPESFGWLGLFSGVTTVTVPDKTVAQRLADPQSVNQQLRNFTLVIGANDEVTGKDINQLKVLLDKQGIHNDYKIYPHLGHEMDVWRPAYAEFVQKLFK; this is translated from the coding sequence ATGCTCATGAAAATACTTCCTCTTACTTTGGCGCTGACCGCCCTAATCAGCCAGGCTCAGGCTACTCCAGTATTGTCACAACCCGGTGAAGCCGTCCCCGTTAGTCAATTTATTACTCAGGTTCATCAAGACCGCAGCGTCACATTCAGACTCTGGGCGCCGAATGCCAGAAAGGTCAGCGTAGTGACCGGTGCAACGGATGAAAGCCATGTAACGCATCCCATGCAGAAAGATCAAAATGGCGTCTGGACATGGCGCAGTCCGGTACTTGCCGGTAATCTGTATGAATATTTTTATGATGTTGACGGCCTGCGAACGATCGATCCCGGTAGCGCCCGCACCAAACCGCAGCGCCAGGTCAATACCAGTCTGATTCTGGTACCGGGAAGCCTGCTCGACACGCGCAACGTACCGCACGGTGAACTGCATTTACTCACCTATCACTCACACGAGCTTAACGCCGAGCGTCAGGTTTACGTCTGGACGCCGCCGGGCTATCAGGCCAGTAAAGATCCGCTGCCGGTGCTGTATTACTATCACGGCTTTGGCGATACCACGCTTTCAGCCATCGACCAGGGGCGTATTCCGCAGATAATGGACAACCTGCTGGCCGAGGGGAAAATTAAACCGATGCTGGTGGTTGTGCCGGAAACTGAAACCGACACATCCGGCACAACGCCAGAAAACTACCGCTACAGTGAGATCCGGCCGCAATTCTATCTGCCTAATGCCACGCTTGGCGATCGTGAGTTAATGCACGATATCATTCCGCTTATCGACCAGCGCTACAACGTGCGTAGGGACATCGCTGGACGGGCGATTGCCGGGCTGTCGCAGGGCGGTTACCAGGCCGAGCTTTCGGCGCTAAAAAATCCGGAAAGTTTTGGCTGGCTGGGCCTATTCAGCGGCGTGACCACCGTTACCGTGCCTGATAAAACCGTTGCACAGCGCCTGGCCGATCCACAGTCTGTTAATCAGCAACTGCGTAATTTCACCCTGGTGATTGGCGCGAACGATGAGGTGACGGGAAAGGATATCAACCAACTGAAAGTGCTCCTGGACAAACAGGGTATTCACAACGACTATAAAATATACCCCCATCTTGGGCATGAAATGGACGTCTGGCGTCCGGCATATGCTGAATTTGTGCAGAAGCTATTTAAATAA
- the cbrC gene encoding PF03691 family colicin E2 tolerance protein CbrC, with translation MSTANKLLPTFKYHPQPLETGAFKQDQTVTCDCCEQPTPVYYTNPFYSVDDIDHLCPWCIADGKAAEKYAGSFQDDASIEGVEAQYDEKGDYEGAQLSCSEDALREVTERTPGYCGWQQEHWLAHCGDLCAFIGYVGWNEIKDRLDAFAHLAEDCEAFGLPYEDLPKYLYNEGDCQGYLFRCLKCDKLRLWADFS, from the coding sequence ATGTCTACCGCTAATAAGCTCCTGCCAACGTTCAAGTACCACCCACAGCCGCTGGAAACGGGCGCATTCAAACAGGATCAGACCGTAACCTGCGACTGCTGCGAACAGCCGACGCCGGTCTATTACACCAATCCCTTTTATAGCGTTGATGATATTGATCATCTGTGCCCATGGTGTATTGCTGACGGTAAGGCCGCGGAAAAATACGCGGGCAGTTTTCAGGACGATGCCAGTATCGAAGGAGTAGAAGCCCAATATGATGAGAAGGGCGACTACGAAGGGGCGCAGCTTTCCTGTTCTGAAGATGCACTGAGAGAAGTAACGGAGCGCACGCCGGGTTATTGCGGCTGGCAGCAGGAGCACTGGCTGGCACACTGTGGTGATTTATGCGCCTTTATTGGTTACGTTGGCTGGAATGAAATTAAGGACCGGCTGGATGCGTTTGCGCACCTGGCAGAGGATTGCGAGGCGTTTGGCCTGCCTTATGAGGATTTGCCCAAATATCTGTATAACGAAGGTGATTGTCAGGGCTACCTGTTTCGCTGTCTGAAATGTGACAAATTACGCCTGTGGGCCGATTTTTCATGA
- a CDS encoding ADP-ribosylglycohydrolase family protein, with translation MPDLLSRYQGCLLGLASGDAVGTTVEFRAKDSFTPLTTMQGGGPFALQRGQWTDDTSMALCLAQSLITCRGFDAGDQMNRYLNWWRWGYFSSTGECFDIGTTVARALGKFALDGEPYAGSSAPNTAGNGSLMRLAPAVLYAFPDRQQALAYAEDSSRTTHAAPEAIASCRLFAQYLLNALSGKDKAATLADLDALPAQENLRQIALGGYQQKPRSAIHGTGYCVQSLEAALWCFYHGESFEETILLAANLGDDADTTAAIVGQLAGAFYGVDAIPQTWRDWLWQYEDIDALARQLLERPLA, from the coding sequence ATGCCGGATTTACTGTCACGCTATCAGGGCTGCTTACTGGGATTAGCCAGCGGCGATGCCGTCGGAACCACGGTTGAATTCCGGGCCAAAGATTCGTTCACGCCGCTCACCACCATGCAGGGCGGCGGCCCTTTTGCACTACAGCGCGGCCAGTGGACGGACGATACGTCGATGGCGCTGTGCCTCGCGCAAAGTCTGATTACCTGCCGGGGATTTGATGCAGGCGATCAGATGAACCGCTATCTGAACTGGTGGCGCTGGGGCTATTTCAGCTCAACAGGTGAATGCTTTGATATTGGTACCACCGTCGCCCGGGCGCTGGGAAAGTTTGCGCTGGATGGCGAGCCTTACGCAGGCTCCAGCGCGCCGAATACCGCGGGTAACGGCTCGCTGATGCGCCTCGCACCGGCCGTTCTGTACGCCTTTCCCGATCGCCAGCAGGCTCTGGCGTATGCTGAAGATTCTTCCCGCACCACGCACGCCGCACCGGAGGCTATCGCCAGTTGCCGCCTGTTCGCGCAGTATTTGCTGAATGCGCTGAGCGGAAAAGATAAAGCAGCGACGCTTGCTGACCTTGACGCGCTGCCCGCACAGGAAAATCTGCGCCAGATTGCCCTCGGAGGCTATCAGCAAAAACCTCGTTCGGCGATCCACGGTACCGGCTATTGCGTACAAAGCCTTGAGGCGGCGCTGTGGTGTTTTTATCACGGGGAGAGTTTTGAAGAGACGATCCTGCTGGCGGCAAATCTGGGCGACGATGCCGACACCACGGCTGCGATAGTAGGTCAGCTTGCCGGCGCATTCTACGGGGTAGACGCAATACCCCAGACGTGGCGGGACTGGCTGTGGCAGTACGAGGATATTGACGCCCTGGCTCGTCAGCTGCTGGAGAGGCCTCTGGCATAA
- the phoU gene encoding phosphate signaling complex protein PhoU: MENLNLNKHISGQFNAELEHIRTEVMTMGGLVEQQLSDAITAMHNQDSELAKRVIEGDKQVNMMEVAIDEACVRIIARRQPTASDLRLVMAIIKTIAELERIGDVADKICRTALEKFSQQHQPLLVSLESLGRHTVQMLHDVLDAFARMDLDEAVRIYREDKKVDQEYEGIVRQLMTYMMEDPRTIPSVLTALFCARSIERIGDRCQNICEFIFYFVKGQDFRHIGGDELDKLLAGRDPKE; this comes from the coding sequence ATGGAAAACTTAAATCTTAATAAACACATTTCCGGTCAGTTTAATGCTGAACTGGAGCATATTCGCACCGAAGTCATGACGATGGGCGGCCTGGTAGAGCAGCAGTTATCTGATGCGATCACCGCGATGCATAATCAGGATAGCGAACTGGCGAAGCGCGTGATCGAAGGCGACAAGCAGGTCAACATGATGGAAGTCGCCATCGATGAAGCCTGCGTACGTATTATTGCCAGGCGCCAGCCGACGGCAAGCGATCTGCGGCTGGTAATGGCTATCATCAAAACCATCGCCGAACTGGAACGTATTGGTGATGTCGCGGACAAAATCTGCCGCACCGCGCTGGAGAAGTTCTCTCAGCAGCACCAGCCGCTACTGGTGAGCCTTGAGTCGCTGGGACGGCACACGGTGCAGATGCTGCATGACGTGCTGGACGCCTTTGCGCGTATGGATCTTGATGAAGCGGTACGCATTTATCGGGAAGATAAAAAAGTGGATCAGGAATATGAAGGCATCGTGCGTCAGCTGATGACTTACATGATGGAAGATCCGCGCACTATTCCCAGCGTGCTCACCGCCCTGTTCTGCGCACGCTCTATCGAGCGTATCGGCGACCGCTGTCAGAACATTTGTGAGTTTATTTTCTATTTTGTCAAAGGACAGGATTTCCGTCACATCGGCGGAGATGAACTGGATAAGCTGCTGGCCGGTCGCGATCCGAAAGAGTAA
- the pstB gene encoding phosphate ABC transporter ATP-binding protein PstB yields the protein MSMVNTAPGKIKVRDLNFYYGKFHALKNINLDIAKNQVTAFIGPSGCGKSTLLRTFNKMYELYPEQRAEGEILLDGENILNHAQDIALLRAKVGMVFQKPTPFPMSIYDNIAFGVRLFEKLSRPDMDERVQWALTKAALWNETKDKLHQSGYSLSGGQQQRLCIARGIAIRPEVLLLDEPCSALDPISTGRIEELITELKQDYTVVIVTHNMQQAARCSDHTAFMYLGELIEFSHTDDLFTKPAKKQTEDYITGRYG from the coding sequence ATGAGTATGGTTAACACGGCACCGGGTAAAATTAAGGTTCGCGATCTGAACTTCTACTACGGCAAATTCCATGCCCTGAAAAACATCAATCTGGATATTGCTAAAAATCAGGTCACGGCATTCATCGGGCCGTCAGGCTGCGGTAAGTCTACGCTGCTGCGCACGTTCAATAAAATGTATGAGCTGTATCCGGAACAGCGTGCAGAAGGTGAGATCCTGCTGGATGGCGAAAATATTCTCAACCATGCGCAGGATATTGCCCTGCTACGCGCTAAAGTCGGCATGGTTTTTCAGAAACCGACACCGTTTCCGATGTCTATCTATGACAACATTGCGTTTGGCGTTCGCCTGTTTGAAAAACTCTCCCGTCCCGACATGGACGAGCGGGTGCAGTGGGCCTTAACCAAGGCGGCGTTGTGGAACGAAACCAAAGATAAGCTGCATCAGAGCGGCTACTCTCTTTCAGGCGGCCAGCAGCAGCGTTTGTGCATTGCGCGCGGCATTGCTATTCGTCCTGAGGTTCTGCTGCTGGATGAGCCGTGCTCGGCGCTGGACCCGATTTCTACCGGGCGCATAGAAGAGTTGATCACAGAACTAAAACAGGACTACACCGTAGTGATTGTGACCCACAACATGCAGCAGGCGGCGCGTTGCTCCGATCATACGGCATTTATGTATCTTGGCGAGTTGATCGAGTTTAGTCACACCGACGATCTGTTTACCAAGCCCGCGAAAAAACAGACTGAAGATTATATCACCGGCCGCTACGGTTGA
- the pstA gene encoding phosphate ABC transporter permease PstA, translated as MTTLDMQNTAQLAESRRKMQARRRLKNRIALTLSMATMAFGLFWLIWILMSTITRGIDGMSLALFTEMTPPPNTAGGGRASALAGRGLLIFWATAIGTPLGIMAGIYLAEYGRKSWLAEVIRFINDILLSAPSIVVGLFVYTVVVAQMQHFSGWAGVIALALLQVPIVIRTTENMLKLVPDSLREAAYALGTPKWKMISAITLKASVSGIMTGVLLAIARIAGETAPLLFTALSNQFWSTDMMQPIANLPVTIFKFAMSPFAEWQQLAWAGVLIITLCVLLLNILARVVFAKQKHG; from the coding sequence ATGACTACGCTCGACATGCAAAACACGGCGCAGCTGGCAGAATCGCGGCGCAAAATGCAGGCCAGGCGCCGCCTGAAAAACCGTATTGCGCTGACGCTCTCAATGGCCACCATGGCATTCGGGCTGTTCTGGCTTATCTGGATCCTGATGTCCACCATTACGCGTGGTATCGACGGAATGTCACTGGCGCTGTTTACTGAAATGACGCCGCCGCCCAATACGGCGGGGGGGGGTCGGGCGAGTGCGCTGGCCGGCAGGGGTTTGTTAATCTTCTGGGCCACCGCCATTGGCACGCCGCTGGGGATTATGGCGGGGATTTATCTGGCGGAGTACGGACGTAAATCATGGCTGGCCGAAGTCATCCGCTTTATTAACGACATTCTGCTTTCCGCGCCGTCTATTGTCGTTGGCCTGTTCGTTTACACCGTGGTCGTGGCGCAAATGCAGCACTTCTCCGGCTGGGCAGGCGTCATTGCGCTGGCGCTGTTGCAGGTGCCAATCGTCATCCGGACCACGGAAAACATGCTTAAACTGGTGCCGGATAGCCTGCGTGAAGCGGCCTATGCCCTGGGAACGCCAAAGTGGAAGATGATTTCCGCCATTACCCTTAAAGCTTCCGTATCCGGCATTATGACCGGCGTGCTGCTGGCGATTGCGCGCATCGCGGGTGAGACTGCTCCGCTGCTGTTTACCGCCCTCTCCAACCAGTTCTGGAGCACCGATATGATGCAGCCTATCGCCAACCTGCCGGTCACTATCTTTAAGTTTGCGATGAGCCCGTTTGCGGAGTGGCAACAGTTAGCCTGGGCAGGCGTGTTGATCATTACCCTGTGCGTATTGCTACTGAATATTCTGGCGCGCGTGGTTTTCGCGAAGCAGAAACACGGTTAA
- the pstC gene encoding phosphate ABC transporter permease PstC: protein MAATRSVFNPPGKKGDMIFSALVKLAALIVLLMLGGIIVSLIISSWPSIEKFGFSFLWTKEWDAPNDIYGALVPIYGTLATSIIALLIAVPVSFGIALFLTELAPAWLKRPLGIAIELLAAIPSIVYGMWGLFIFAPLFATYFQEPVGNILSNIPFVGALFSGPAFGIGILAAGVILAIMIIPYIAAVMRDVFEQTPVMMKESAYGIGCTTWEVIWRIVLPFTKNGVIGGVMLGLGRALGETMAVTFIIGNTYQLDSISLYMPGNSITSALANEFAEAESGLHVAALMELGLILFVITFIVLAISKFMVLRLAKNEGAR from the coding sequence ATGGCTGCAACCAGGAGTGTATTTAACCCACCGGGTAAAAAGGGTGACATGATATTCAGCGCGCTGGTAAAACTGGCTGCGCTGATCGTGCTATTGATGCTGGGCGGTATTATCGTCTCCCTGATCATTTCGTCCTGGCCCAGTATTGAGAAGTTTGGTTTCTCATTCCTGTGGACCAAAGAGTGGGATGCTCCGAATGATATCTACGGTGCGCTGGTACCGATTTACGGCACCCTGGCGACCTCTATTATTGCCCTGCTGATTGCCGTGCCTGTCAGCTTCGGCATTGCACTATTCCTGACTGAGCTGGCTCCGGCCTGGCTTAAGCGCCCGCTCGGGATTGCGATCGAACTGCTGGCGGCGATCCCCAGCATTGTCTACGGCATGTGGGGGCTGTTTATTTTCGCTCCGCTGTTTGCCACCTATTTTCAGGAGCCGGTCGGCAATATTCTGTCCAATATCCCGTTCGTTGGTGCGCTGTTCTCTGGCCCGGCCTTTGGTATTGGTATCCTGGCCGCAGGCGTGATCCTCGCCATTATGATTATTCCCTACATTGCGGCGGTGATGCGCGATGTGTTTGAACAAACCCCGGTGATGATGAAAGAGTCGGCCTACGGCATCGGCTGTACCACCTGGGAAGTTATCTGGCGCATCGTGCTGCCGTTCACCAAAAATGGTGTTATTGGCGGCGTGATGCTCGGCCTCGGGCGCGCGTTGGGTGAAACCATGGCGGTCACCTTTATCATCGGTAATACCTACCAGCTCGACAGCATCTCGCTGTACATGCCGGGTAACAGCATTACCTCTGCGCTGGCTAATGAATTTGCCGAAGCGGAATCCGGCCTGCACGTTGCTGCGCTGATGGAGCTGGGGCTGATCCTGTTTGTAATTACCTTTATCGTGCTGGCTATCTCTAAATTCATGGTGCTGCGTCTGGCCAAAAATGAAGGGGCGCGCTAA
- the pstS gene encoding phosphate ABC transporter substrate-binding protein PstS — MNVMRTTVATVVTATLSMSAFAVNAAASLTGAGATFPAPVYAKWADTYNKSTGNKINYQGIGSSGGVKQIIANTVDFGASDAPLSDEKLQQEGLFQFPTVIGGVVLAVNIPGLKSGELVLDGKTLGDIYLGKIKKWDDAAITKLNPGLKLPSQNIAVVRRADGSGTSFVFTSYLAKVNEEWKSKIGAGSTVNWPTGLGGKGNDGIAAFVQRLPGSIGYVEYAYAKQNNLAYTKLISADGKPVSPTEDSFANAAKGVDWSKSFAQDLTNQKGDEAWPITSTTFILIHKEQKKPEQGVEVLKFFDWAYKDGAKQANDLDYASLPDNVVEQVRAAWKTNVKDSSGKALY; from the coding sequence ATGAACGTTATGCGTACCACTGTCGCAACGGTTGTCACCGCAACCTTATCCATGAGCGCTTTCGCTGTTAACGCGGCAGCAAGCCTGACAGGTGCAGGTGCAACTTTTCCTGCGCCGGTGTATGCCAAATGGGCCGACACCTACAACAAATCTACCGGCAATAAGATTAACTATCAGGGTATTGGTTCCTCCGGCGGCGTAAAACAGATCATCGCTAACACGGTCGACTTCGGGGCATCAGATGCGCCGCTGTCTGACGAAAAGCTCCAGCAGGAAGGTCTGTTTCAGTTTCCGACCGTTATCGGCGGCGTCGTTCTGGCCGTTAACATTCCCGGCCTGAAATCAGGTGAGCTGGTTCTGGACGGTAAGACGCTGGGCGACATTTATCTCGGTAAAATTAAGAAGTGGGATGATGCGGCTATCACCAAACTGAACCCGGGTCTGAAACTGCCTTCGCAGAATATCGCAGTCGTTCGCCGTGCCGACGGTTCTGGTACTTCTTTCGTGTTCACCAGCTATCTGGCGAAAGTGAACGAAGAGTGGAAATCTAAAATTGGCGCAGGCTCGACGGTAAACTGGCCAACCGGTCTGGGCGGTAAAGGCAACGACGGTATCGCCGCGTTTGTCCAGCGTCTGCCAGGGTCCATTGGCTATGTCGAATACGCCTATGCGAAGCAAAATAATCTGGCTTACACCAAATTGATTTCTGCGGATGGCAAGCCGGTCAGCCCGACGGAAGACAGCTTTGCTAATGCAGCAAAAGGTGTGGACTGGAGCAAATCTTTTGCGCAGGACCTGACGAATCAGAAAGGTGACGAAGCGTGGCCGATTACCTCCACCACGTTCATTCTGATCCATAAAGAGCAGAAAAAACCTGAGCAGGGTGTTGAAGTGCTGAAGTTCTTCGACTGGGCATATAAAGACGGTGCTAAACAGGCAAACGATCTGGATTACGCCAGCCTGCCGGATAACGTAGTTGAGCAGGTTCGCGCTGCATGGAAAACCAACGTGAAAGACAGCAGCGGTAAAGCGCTGTACTAA
- the glmS gene encoding glutamine--fructose-6-phosphate transaminase (isomerizing) yields the protein MCGIVGAIAQRDVAEILLEGLRRLEYRGYDSAGLAVVDKEGNMTRLRRLGKVNMLSQAAEEQPLHGGTGIAHTRWATHGEPSEVNAHPHVSEHIVVVHNGIIENHEPLRDMLKSRGYTFVSETDTEVIAHLVHWELEQGGSLREAVLRTIPQLRGAYGTVIMDTRKPDTLLAARSGSPLVIGLGMGENFIASDQLALLPVTRRFIFLEEGDIAEVTRRTVSIFDKTGAEVKRQDIESNLQYDAGDRGIYRHYMQKEIYEQPNAIKNTLTGRINHGEVDLSELGPNANDLLAQVEHIQIIACGTSYNSGMVSRYWFESLAGIPCDVEIASEFRYRKSAVRRNSLMITLSQSGETADTLAGLRLSKELGYLGSLAICNVPGSSLVRESDLAMMTNAGTEIGVASTKAFTTQLTVLLMLVARLSRLKGLDASVEHDIVHGLQALPSRIEQMLSQDKRIEALAEDFSDKHHALFLGRGDQYPIALEGALKLKEISYIHAEAYAAGELKHGPLALIDADMPVIVVAPNNDLLEKLKSNIEEVRARGGQLYVFADQDAGFTSSDNMHIIEMPHVEEVIAPIFYTVPLQLLAYHVALIKGTDVDQPRNLAKSVTVE from the coding sequence ATGTGTGGAATTGTTGGCGCTATCGCGCAGCGTGATGTAGCGGAAATCCTTCTCGAAGGTTTACGTCGTCTGGAATACCGTGGCTATGACTCTGCGGGTCTGGCTGTGGTCGACAAAGAAGGGAATATGACCCGTCTGCGTCGCCTTGGTAAAGTTAATATGCTTTCTCAGGCGGCGGAAGAACAGCCGCTGCATGGCGGTACGGGGATTGCCCATACTCGCTGGGCAACCCACGGCGAACCTTCAGAAGTAAATGCTCACCCGCATGTCTCTGAACACATTGTGGTGGTACATAACGGGATCATTGAAAACCATGAACCGTTACGTGACATGCTTAAATCACGTGGTTATACCTTCGTCTCTGAAACTGACACCGAAGTGATTGCTCACTTAGTTCACTGGGAGCTGGAGCAAGGCGGGAGCCTGCGTGAGGCTGTTCTGCGTACGATACCGCAGCTTCGCGGTGCTTACGGCACGGTTATCATGGATACCCGCAAGCCGGACACGCTGCTGGCGGCACGTTCAGGCAGTCCGCTGGTCATCGGTCTCGGCATGGGTGAAAACTTTATTGCTTCTGACCAGCTGGCCCTGCTGCCGGTTACTCGTCGCTTTATCTTCCTTGAAGAAGGTGATATTGCAGAAGTGACCCGCCGTACGGTTTCCATATTTGATAAAACTGGCGCAGAAGTAAAACGTCAGGATATCGAGTCTAACCTGCAATATGATGCTGGCGATAGAGGCATCTATCGTCACTACATGCAGAAAGAAATCTATGAGCAGCCGAACGCGATTAAAAACACCCTGACCGGGCGTATTAATCATGGCGAGGTCGATTTAAGTGAACTGGGTCCGAACGCTAACGATTTGCTGGCGCAAGTTGAACATATCCAGATTATCGCCTGCGGTACGTCTTACAACTCGGGAATGGTTTCCCGCTACTGGTTTGAATCACTGGCCGGTATTCCATGCGACGTCGAAATTGCGTCGGAATTCCGCTACCGCAAATCTGCTGTGCGTCGTAATAGCCTGATGATTACCCTGTCTCAGTCAGGAGAAACCGCAGATACTCTGGCAGGTCTGCGCCTGTCCAAAGAACTCGGTTATCTTGGCTCTCTTGCCATCTGTAACGTTCCCGGCTCGTCGCTGGTGCGTGAATCCGATCTGGCAATGATGACGAATGCAGGCACTGAGATTGGCGTTGCTTCGACCAAAGCGTTTACCACGCAGTTGACCGTCCTGCTGATGCTGGTGGCCCGACTGTCCCGGCTGAAAGGGCTGGATGCGTCTGTTGAACACGATATCGTTCACGGGCTTCAGGCATTGCCAAGCCGCATTGAGCAGATGTTATCGCAGGATAAGCGTATTGAAGCGCTGGCGGAAGATTTCTCTGACAAACATCACGCGTTGTTCCTCGGCCGTGGCGATCAGTATCCCATCGCGCTGGAAGGCGCGCTGAAGCTGAAAGAGATCTCCTATATTCATGCAGAAGCTTACGCCGCTGGCGAGCTGAAACACGGACCGCTGGCGCTGATTGATGCCGATATGCCGGTTATTGTTGTTGCACCCAACAACGATCTTCTGGAAAAACTGAAGTCGAACATCGAAGAAGTTCGTGCTCGTGGCGGTCAGCTTTATGTTTTTGCCGACCAGGATGCCGGTTTCACCAGCAGCGATAACATGCATATTATTGAAATGCCGCATGTGGAAGAGGTCATTGCCCCTATTTTCTATACCGTTCCTCTTCAGTTACTGGCTTATCATGTTGCCCTGATAAAAGGTACGGATGTCGATCAGCCGCGTAATCTGGCGAAATCCGTTACCGTTGAATAA
- the glmU gene encoding bifunctional UDP-N-acetylglucosamine diphosphorylase/glucosamine-1-phosphate N-acetyltransferase GlmU — protein sequence MLNSAMSVVILAAGKGTRMYSDLPKVLHTLGGKPMVQHVIDAANHLGATKVHLVYGHGGALLKQTLRNDNLNWVLQAEQLGTGHAMQQAAPFFADDEDILMLYGDVPLISVETLQRLREAKPQGGIGLLTVKLDDPSGYGRITRENGKVTGIVEHKDATEEQRQIAEINTGILIANGADMKRWLSKLTNNNVQGEYYITDIIALAWQEGHEIATVHPQRLSEVDGVNNRLQLSRLERVYQAEQAEKLLLAGVMLRDPARFDLRGTLQHGRDIEIDTNVIFEGNVTLGHRVKIGTGCVIKNSTIGDDCEISPYSVLEEAHLEQACTIGPFARLRPGAELLEGAHVGNFVEMKKARLGRGSKAGHLSYLGDAEIGDNVNIGAGTITCNYDGANKHKTVIGNDVFVGSDTQLVAPVSVGDGVTIAAGTTVTRDVADNELVLSRVPQTNKKGWRRPVKKK from the coding sequence ATGTTGAACAGTGCGATGAGCGTAGTGATCCTTGCGGCAGGCAAAGGCACGCGCATGTATTCCGATCTCCCTAAAGTGCTGCATACCCTGGGCGGTAAGCCCATGGTACAGCATGTCATTGATGCTGCTAATCATTTAGGTGCGACGAAGGTTCACCTTGTCTATGGTCACGGTGGTGCCTTGCTTAAACAAACGTTGCGTAACGATAATCTGAATTGGGTTCTCCAGGCAGAGCAACTGGGCACCGGTCACGCGATGCAGCAGGCCGCACCGTTTTTTGCCGACGATGAAGATATTCTGATGCTCTACGGTGATGTGCCGCTGATTTCAGTGGAAACGCTGCAACGGTTGCGTGAGGCAAAGCCGCAGGGCGGCATTGGTTTACTGACCGTTAAGCTTGACGATCCGAGCGGCTATGGTCGTATTACCCGGGAAAACGGGAAAGTGACTGGCATCGTTGAACATAAAGATGCAACCGAAGAACAGCGCCAGATCGCAGAGATTAACACCGGTATTCTTATCGCTAATGGCGCGGATATGAAACGCTGGCTGTCTAAACTTACCAATAATAATGTTCAGGGCGAATATTACATCACCGATATCATCGCCCTTGCCTGGCAGGAAGGGCATGAGATTGCTACCGTACATCCGCAGCGCCTGAGTGAAGTTGACGGCGTTAACAACCGTCTCCAGCTTTCGCGTCTGGAGCGCGTTTATCAGGCAGAGCAGGCAGAAAAACTACTGCTGGCGGGCGTTATGCTCCGCGATCCTGCGCGTTTTGATCTGCGCGGTACGCTGCAACACGGGCGTGATATTGAAATAGATACTAACGTTATCTTTGAAGGGAACGTCACGCTGGGGCACCGCGTAAAAATCGGCACCGGTTGCGTCATTAAAAACAGTACGATTGGCGATGACTGTGAGATAAGCCCTTACAGCGTGTTAGAAGAGGCGCATCTTGAGCAGGCCTGCACTATCGGCCCCTTTGCTCGTCTACGTCCCGGCGCTGAACTGCTGGAAGGCGCGCACGTTGGCAATTTCGTTGAGATGAAAAAAGCCCGTCTGGGTAGAGGATCTAAAGCGGGTCATCTGAGCTACCTCGGCGATGCGGAAATTGGTGATAACGTTAATATTGGCGCGGGTACTATTACCTGTAACTATGATGGTGCGAATAAGCATAAAACAGTTATCGGCAACGATGTCTTTGTGGGATCGGATACGCAACTGGTCGCCCCGGTAAGCGTCGGTGATGGCGTAACTATTGCCGCAGGCACCACCGTCACTCGCGATGTTGCCGATAACGAACTGGTATTAAGCCGTGTGCCCCAGACGAATAAAAAGGGCTGGCGACGTCCGGTGAAAAAGAAGTAA